In one window of Tachypleus tridentatus isolate NWPU-2018 chromosome 2, ASM421037v1, whole genome shotgun sequence DNA:
- the LOC143245451 gene encoding protein FAM200A-like yields MNEDGGKDCFPMLQHFVTSSEVDLTHELKYVFEKRQLQFSDWFASYFPEDMEKFAWVQDSFKAKTPSEFTSAEEKTLIELPFDKTLKTKFGGMQRTEFWISLKDEYPLLSAKAQRIIIPFATSYFFEAGFSAVAVIKSKNRAKINVEQEMRVVVSNLIPRFEKLCCARQAHTSH; encoded by the coding sequence atgaatgaagatggtggcaaagaCTGTTTTCCCATGTTGCAGCACTTTGTTACATCCAGTGAAGTTGATTTGACTCAcgaactaaaatatgtttttgagaAGCGCCAATTACAGTTCAGTGACTGGTTTGCAAgttactttccagaagatatggagaagtttgcatggGTCCAAGACTCATTCAAAGCTAAAAccccatctgaatttacctctgcagaagaaAAAACTCTTATTGAGCTGCCTTTTGACAAGACTTTAAAGACAAAATTTGGCGGCATGCAACgaactgagttttggatatcatTAAAAGATGAATATCCACTGCTAAGTGCTAAAGCTCAGCGAATCATAATTCCATTTGCAACGTCATATTTCTTCGAAGCTGGGTTCTCGgcggttgctgtgataaaaagcaagaACCGGGCGAAAATCAACgtggaacaggaaatgagagTGGTGGTGTCCAATttgattccaaggtttgagaagtTGTGCTGTGCCCGACAGgcgcacacatcccattag